From a single Aggregatilinea lenta genomic region:
- a CDS encoding TolB family protein, which produces MNVWIARHRLVLGLTLALFAIVLAVLAAILLRQSTPDRPAPAGSLLVAAAEGDNVTTVLARFDAASGVLTPLDMPGDLPRDALSNVSPDGAHYWTIETHWHEELNANQMQVWVAASDGSDTRPLTDDGHFGTPVWSPDGERLVFTHSVNYHSALFVAEVETGALAQLTDYQNDIEPSWSPDGSRILFTTSRDGFQELYTMAPDGSDLRRLTDNEQINDFAARWSPDGEWIAFQQNYAVGDGSSEVWIMRPDGSGKRQITDNDKDDHSLVWSPDSRSIAFVRTTVTILSETQVERTTDIYVYDLKRDRVRRLTDHPDYDGSPVWSPDSMWIAFRSHRDTPERMYLIRADGSGLRQLDTANPDAPHITAIYRWEAPSPTAPDL; this is translated from the coding sequence ATGAATGTCTGGATCGCCCGGCACCGGCTCGTCCTCGGTCTCACCCTGGCCCTGTTTGCGATCGTCCTCGCGGTTCTCGCGGCGATCCTGCTGCGACAGTCCACCCCGGACCGGCCCGCGCCCGCCGGAAGCCTCCTGGTCGCCGCCGCCGAGGGGGACAACGTCACGACCGTGCTGGCGCGGTTCGACGCGGCGTCCGGCGTGCTGACCCCGCTGGACATGCCCGGTGATCTCCCCCGCGACGCGCTGAGCAACGTTTCGCCCGACGGCGCGCACTACTGGACCATCGAAACGCACTGGCACGAAGAACTGAACGCCAACCAGATGCAGGTGTGGGTCGCCGCGAGCGATGGCAGCGACACGCGCCCGCTGACGGACGACGGGCATTTCGGCACGCCGGTCTGGTCGCCGGATGGGGAGCGGCTGGTCTTCACGCACAGCGTCAACTATCACTCGGCGCTGTTCGTGGCGGAGGTCGAGACGGGCGCGTTGGCGCAGCTCACTGACTACCAGAACGACATCGAGCCGAGTTGGTCGCCGGACGGATCGCGCATCCTGTTCACCACCTCGCGCGACGGCTTCCAGGAACTCTATACGATGGCCCCCGACGGCTCCGATCTGCGGCGGCTCACCGACAACGAGCAGATCAACGACTTCGCGGCGCGCTGGTCCCCGGACGGCGAGTGGATCGCGTTCCAGCAGAACTATGCCGTGGGCGACGGGTCGTCGGAGGTGTGGATCATGCGCCCCGATGGATCCGGCAAGCGCCAGATCACCGACAACGACAAAGACGATCACTCGCTGGTCTGGTCACCGGACAGCCGCTCGATCGCGTTCGTGCGCACCACGGTCACGATCCTCTCGGAGACGCAGGTCGAGCGCACCACCGACATTTACGTGTACGACCTCAAGCGCGACCGCGTGCGCCGCCTGACCGATCACCCCGACTACGACGGCAGCCCGGTCTGGTCGCCGGACAGCATGTGGATCGCGTTCCGCTCGCACCGCGACACGCCGGAGCGCATGTACCTCATCCGCGCCGACGGCTCCGGCCTGCGCCAGCTGGACACCGCGAACCCCGACGCGCCGCACATCACCGCGATCTACCGCTGGGAAGCGCCGTCCCCGACCGCCCCAGATCTGTAA
- a CDS encoding acyl-CoA dehydrogenase — translation MSESLSTGPTLDLSEEHIMLRDAVRDFAQHEIVPIAAEFDESGEFPLDTVRQMGQMGLMGIEVPEEYGGAEMDTLAYVLAMIEIAKADAAHSTVVSVNNSLVCHALLKFATEEQKQKYLVPIASGEKIGAYSLTEPMSGSDAATMRSRAVLNAAGTHYVINGRKSWVTSGPVADTVILFTMTEPEKGHRGITAFIIDTTLPGFVRGKKEPKLGIRASATSELGFDDYECPVENVLGEPGMGFKIAMTVLDAGRIGIAAQAVGIAEAAYEASVQYAREREAFGQPIGGFQMIQQKIADMKTRLEAARLLTYQAALAKTRGKQTGARYTLEASMAKLFASETAMYVAHEAVQIHGGMGYSKELPVERYFRDAKITEIYEGTSEIQRVVIARNELELR, via the coding sequence ATGTCAGAATCACTGAGCACCGGCCCCACGCTCGACCTGTCCGAAGAACACATCATGCTGCGCGACGCCGTGCGCGACTTCGCCCAACACGAGATCGTGCCCATCGCCGCCGAGTTCGACGAGAGCGGCGAGTTCCCGCTGGACACCGTGCGCCAGATGGGCCAGATGGGCCTGATGGGCATCGAAGTCCCCGAGGAATACGGCGGCGCGGAAATGGATACGCTGGCCTACGTGCTGGCGATGATCGAAATCGCCAAGGCGGACGCGGCGCACAGCACCGTCGTCAGCGTGAACAACAGCCTTGTCTGCCACGCGCTGTTGAAGTTCGCTACGGAGGAGCAGAAACAGAAATACCTCGTGCCCATCGCGTCCGGCGAGAAGATCGGCGCGTATTCGCTCACCGAGCCGATGAGCGGCAGCGACGCCGCGACCATGCGCAGCCGCGCCGTGCTCAACGCCGCCGGGACGCACTACGTCATCAACGGGCGCAAAAGCTGGGTGACCAGCGGCCCCGTCGCAGACACGGTGATCCTGTTCACCATGACCGAGCCGGAAAAGGGCCATCGGGGCATCACCGCATTCATCATCGACACGACTCTGCCCGGTTTCGTGCGCGGCAAAAAGGAGCCGAAGCTCGGCATCCGCGCCAGCGCCACCAGCGAGCTGGGCTTCGACGACTACGAGTGCCCGGTCGAAAACGTGCTCGGCGAGCCGGGCATGGGCTTCAAGATCGCCATGACCGTGCTCGACGCGGGGCGCATCGGCATCGCGGCGCAGGCGGTCGGCATCGCGGAGGCAGCCTACGAGGCGTCGGTGCAGTATGCGCGCGAGCGCGAGGCGTTCGGGCAGCCCATCGGCGGTTTCCAGATGATCCAGCAGAAGATCGCGGACATGAAAACGCGGCTCGAAGCGGCCCGCCTGTTGACCTACCAGGCGGCGCTGGCGAAGACGCGCGGCAAGCAGACCGGCGCGCGTTATACGCTCGAAGCCAGCATGGCCAAGCTGTTCGCCAGCGAGACGGCGATGTACGTTGCGCACGAAGCCGTACAAATCCACGGCGGCATGGGGTATAGTAAGGAGCTGCCGGTCGAACGGTACTTCCGCGACGCCAAGATCACCGAAATTTACGAAGGTACCAGCGAAATCCAGCGCGTCGTGATCGCCCGCAACGAGCTGGAGCTGCGGTAG
- the mce gene encoding methylmalonyl-CoA epimerase, with protein sequence MIKQINHVAILVENLDQSLTFWRDALGLPVGKTENNPGENVNIAFLPVGDSEIELLEPISTDSALGKFLAKRGQGMHHICVEVDDIEATMQQMVAHDIQMINDTPKAREDGTRYAFVHPKSTSGVLVELYELPNDA encoded by the coding sequence ATGATCAAGCAAATTAATCACGTGGCGATTCTCGTGGAAAATCTCGACCAGTCGCTGACCTTCTGGCGCGACGCGCTGGGCCTGCCAGTCGGCAAGACGGAAAACAACCCCGGCGAAAACGTGAATATCGCCTTTTTGCCGGTAGGCGACAGCGAGATCGAACTGCTGGAGCCAATCAGCACGGACAGCGCGCTCGGCAAGTTTCTGGCTAAACGCGGCCAGGGCATGCATCACATCTGCGTGGAGGTGGACGACATCGAGGCGACCATGCAGCAGATGGTGGCGCACGACATCCAGATGATCAACGACACGCCCAAGGCGCGCGAGGACGGCACGCGCTACGCGTTCGTGCACCCCAAGAGCACGTCCGGCGTGCTGGTGGAACTGTACGAACTACCGAACGACGCGTAA
- a CDS encoding DUF1328 domain-containing protein has product MLNMALLFLVVAIIAAILGFGVIAGAAATLAKIAFFVFLVLFVVSLLFGRRAAV; this is encoded by the coding sequence ATGTTGAACATGGCACTGTTGTTTCTGGTGGTAGCTATCATCGCGGCGATTTTGGGCTTTGGTGTGATCGCTGGAGCCGCCGCGACACTGGCGAAAATTGCGTTCTTCGTCTTCCTGGTTCTGTTCGTGGTGTCGCTGCTGTTTGGTCGTCGCGCAGCGGTCTAG
- a CDS encoding acyl-CoA mutase large subunit family protein, with amino-acid sequence MFEPDKITQIRAARDQWEHSTLDQSTRRQPERAASFTTISGRPVQRVYTPLDVAAQDYLRDQGLPGEYPFTRGVHATGYRGKLWTMRMFAGFGTAEETNARYKYLLQQGNMGLSVAFDLATLMGYDTDAPEALGEFGKCGVAVSSLRDMQILFDGIPLGEVSTSMTINSPAAILWGFYIAAAERQGVPAARLRGTLQNDILKEYQAQKEYIFPPEPSMRLVTDTIEYGTRYLPEWNTISISGYHIREAGSTAAQELAFTLANGLEYVRWAQRRGLDIDDFAPRLSFFFNVHNDFFEEIAKLRAARRIWAREMRETFGAKNPRSWLMRFHTQTAGVSLTAQQPEVNLVRVAIQALAAVLGGAQSLHTNSMDEALALPSEHAVTLALRTQQVIAHESGVANTVDPLGGSYFVEKLTDDMEAEAYDTFGKIDALGGVIGALETGFFQQEIADAAFRFQQEVDRGERQIVGVNAYADNEPMRIPILDMDPQGYERQCARLEDLRAARDGDVVARCLDRLRAAARGTDNLMPPILDAARADATLQEITDVLRDEFGLYQEKSVI; translated from the coding sequence ATGTTCGAGCCTGACAAGATCACCCAGATCCGCGCCGCCCGCGACCAATGGGAGCACTCCACACTCGACCAATCCACCCGCCGCCAGCCGGAACGCGCCGCCTCGTTCACGACGATCAGCGGGCGGCCCGTGCAGCGCGTCTATACCCCGCTCGACGTGGCGGCGCAGGATTATCTGCGTGACCAGGGCCTGCCCGGCGAGTACCCGTTCACGCGCGGGGTGCACGCCACCGGCTACCGGGGCAAGCTGTGGACCATGCGCATGTTCGCCGGGTTCGGCACGGCGGAAGAGACCAACGCGCGCTACAAGTACCTGCTCCAACAGGGCAATATGGGCCTGTCGGTCGCGTTCGACCTGGCAACGCTGATGGGCTACGATACCGACGCGCCGGAAGCCCTGGGCGAGTTCGGCAAGTGCGGCGTGGCGGTCAGCAGCCTGCGCGACATGCAGATCCTGTTCGATGGCATCCCGCTGGGCGAGGTCAGCACGTCGATGACGATCAACAGTCCGGCGGCGATCCTGTGGGGCTTTTACATCGCCGCCGCTGAACGTCAGGGCGTCCCGGCAGCACGGCTGCGCGGTACGCTGCAAAACGACATCCTTAAGGAGTACCAGGCGCAGAAGGAATACATCTTTCCGCCGGAACCGTCCATGCGGCTGGTGACGGATACGATCGAGTACGGCACACGCTATCTACCGGAATGGAACACGATCAGCATCAGCGGCTACCACATCCGCGAGGCGGGATCGACCGCCGCGCAGGAATTGGCCTTCACGCTGGCGAACGGGCTGGAATACGTGCGGTGGGCGCAACGGCGCGGCCTGGATATCGACGACTTCGCGCCGCGCCTGAGCTTCTTCTTCAACGTGCACAACGATTTCTTCGAGGAGATCGCCAAGCTGCGCGCGGCCCGGCGCATTTGGGCGCGCGAGATGCGCGAGACGTTCGGCGCGAAAAATCCGCGCAGTTGGCTGATGCGCTTCCACACGCAAACGGCAGGCGTCAGCCTGACCGCGCAGCAGCCGGAAGTGAACCTCGTGCGCGTGGCGATCCAGGCGCTGGCGGCAGTGCTGGGCGGCGCGCAGTCGCTGCACACCAACAGCATGGACGAGGCGCTTGCCCTGCCCTCCGAACACGCCGTGACGCTGGCGCTGCGCACGCAGCAGGTCATTGCACACGAGTCCGGCGTGGCGAATACGGTCGATCCGCTGGGCGGCAGCTACTTTGTGGAGAAGCTCACCGACGACATGGAGGCCGAAGCGTACGACACCTTCGGCAAGATCGACGCACTGGGCGGCGTGATCGGCGCGCTGGAAACGGGGTTTTTCCAGCAGGAGATCGCGGACGCGGCGTTCCGCTTCCAGCAGGAGGTCGATCGCGGCGAGCGGCAGATCGTGGGGGTGAACGCCTACGCCGACAACGAGCCGATGCGTATTCCGATCCTGGACATGGACCCGCAGGGCTACGAGCGGCAGTGCGCGCGCCTGGAAGATCTGCGCGCGGCGCGTGACGGGGATGTTGTGGCGCGCTGCCTGGACCGGCTGCGGGCGGCGGCACGCGGCACGGACAACCTGATGCCGCCGATCCTCGATGCGGCCCGCGCGGACGCCACGCTGCAAGAGATCACCGACGTGCTGCGCGACGAGTTCGGGCTGTACCAGGAGAAGTCGGTAATCTGA